The following are encoded together in the Leuconostoc mesenteroides subsp. mesenteroides ATCC 8293 genome:
- the pyrF gene encoding orotidine-5'-phosphate decarboxylase: protein MTEQPVFIALDFPDATTTYKFLKPFSDLVEKPALKVGMELFYRTGPEFITELRALGYTIFLDLKLYDIPNTVGRAVANISKLDVQYLTLHAAGGKKMLEAAVANKSEALKLLAVTQLTSFSEAEIQEIQLTTATIEESVAHLAELAYSVGIDGTISSPLEAGLIKSHTNDRFLRITPGIRLAGDEAGDQVRVTTPAEAKKLNSTGLVVGRSITQSTNPVAAYQCVVNEWRK, encoded by the coding sequence ATGACAGAACAGCCAGTTTTTATTGCTTTGGACTTTCCTGATGCAACTACTACTTACAAATTTTTGAAGCCTTTTTCAGATTTAGTAGAAAAGCCAGCATTGAAAGTTGGTATGGAACTTTTTTATCGTACGGGACCAGAGTTCATCACAGAACTACGTGCATTGGGCTATACGATTTTCTTAGATTTAAAACTTTACGATATTCCAAACACTGTTGGTCGTGCAGTCGCTAATATATCAAAACTAGATGTACAATATTTAACTCTGCATGCAGCTGGAGGGAAAAAAATGCTAGAAGCAGCTGTTGCCAATAAAAGTGAAGCGTTAAAATTACTTGCAGTGACGCAGCTAACTTCTTTTTCTGAAGCTGAGATACAAGAGATACAATTAACCACAGCAACTATTGAAGAAAGTGTTGCACATTTGGCTGAGCTTGCTTACTCGGTGGGCATAGACGGGACAATTAGTTCACCCTTAGAGGCTGGTTTAATTAAGTCACACACGAATGATCGATTTTTACGTATCACACCTGGTATTCGTTTAGCTGGTGATGAAGCTGGAGATCAAGTGCGTGTAACTACGCCAGCGGAAGCCAAGAAATTGAATTCAACTGGATTAGTTGTTGGTCGATCAATTACACAATCGACCAACCCAGTGGCTGCATATCAATGTGTTGTCAATGAATGGAGAAAATAA
- a CDS encoding aspartate carbamoyltransferase catalytic subunit: MRNYLNINAINKNDVLHLIQRALALKSGEQPKTKSITAVNLFFENSTRTHSSFQMAENQLNWKQIQIDPQTSSMTKGESLVDTLKTLKAIGVDVAVIRHSQNSWYENVLRSEGHAIPQLVNAGDGSGQHPSQSLLDLVTIYQEFGHFEGLKVRIIGDLAHSRVARSNAEILNKLGATVTFSGPKDWQPVDFDSFGEHVDLDVGWSEQDVVMFLRVQHERITHTENQNFSAKKYHEVYGLTESRYENLKENSIIMHPAPVNRDVEIADDLVEAPKSRIFDQMTNGVYARMAILEYVTE; the protein is encoded by the coding sequence ATGCGAAATTATTTGAATATAAATGCAATTAATAAAAATGACGTGCTACACTTAATACAACGTGCGTTGGCGTTAAAATCAGGTGAGCAACCTAAAACAAAATCGATAACGGCTGTAAATTTATTTTTTGAAAATTCAACGAGAACGCATAGTAGTTTCCAAATGGCAGAGAATCAACTTAATTGGAAACAGATACAAATCGACCCTCAAACTAGTTCAATGACAAAAGGAGAGAGTTTGGTTGATACATTAAAAACCCTTAAAGCGATTGGTGTGGATGTTGCAGTAATTCGTCACTCTCAAAATTCATGGTATGAAAACGTCTTACGGAGTGAAGGGCATGCAATTCCACAACTTGTAAATGCGGGGGACGGTAGCGGCCAACACCCTTCACAAAGTTTGTTAGATTTAGTGACAATTTACCAAGAGTTTGGACATTTTGAAGGTTTGAAGGTTCGAATTATTGGTGACCTAGCACATTCACGAGTAGCGCGTTCAAATGCAGAGATACTCAACAAGCTTGGCGCAACAGTGACATTCAGTGGACCAAAAGACTGGCAACCAGTTGATTTTGATTCATTTGGCGAACATGTGGACCTTGATGTTGGTTGGTCGGAACAAGATGTTGTGATGTTTCTTAGAGTACAGCATGAACGAATTACACATACTGAAAATCAAAATTTTTCGGCAAAAAAGTATCATGAAGTGTATGGTTTGACTGAATCACGTTATGAAAATTTGAAAGAAAATAGTATTATTATGCACCCGGCCCCAGTTAATCGAGACGTTGAAATTGCCGATGATTTAGTTGAAGCACCAAAATCACGCATATTTGACCAGATGACCAATGGCGTTTATGCACGAATGGCCATTTTAGAATACGTTACGGAGTAA
- the carB gene encoding carbamoyl-phosphate synthase large subunit: MPKRQDISKILVIGSGPIVIGQAAEFDYSGTQAALSLKEEGYHVILVNSNPATIMTDAEIADKVYIEPLSIDFIERILRKERPDAILPTLGGQTGLNMAKDLSEAGILDELNIELLGTKLSAIEEAEDREEFKALMERLNEPIPESIIATTLEESLNFADTHGYPVIVRPAYTLGGTGGGIAQTHEELSEITANGLELSPVTQVLIERSIAGYKEIEFEVMRDANDNALVVASMENFDPVGIHTGDSIVTAPVQTLSDREVQMMRDAALKIIRALKIEGGVNIQMALDPDSYKYYIIEVNPRVSRSSALASKATGYPIAKMAAKIAVGLTLDEIINPVTGTTKAEFEPALDYVVFKIPRWPFDKFSTADRRLGTQMKATGEVMAIGRNMEEAMLKAVRSLEIGAIGLDDITYKDLSDDELLAALMPARDDRLFMIADLLRRGVSIETIHDKTLINEFFLDKVLHVIEIEQDLASHVGDIDQLQYAKKNGFADETIAKIWGKTAADIRTLRKDKKIKPVYKMVDTVAAEFESATPYYYATYEQENESIISTKKSVLVLGSGPIRIGQGVEFDYATVHAVKAIQRAGYEAIIMNSNPETVSTDFSISDKLYFEPLTLEDVLNVIDLENPVGVVVQFGGQTAINLAQPLLDNGVNILGTSVEDLNRAEDREAFDQVIKELALPQPVGKTATTVDCALAAAQSIGYPVLIRPSYVLGGRAMEIVSSDDELQDYMQRAVKVSNDHPVLIDSYLVGQEAEVDVLSDGETAVIPGIMEHIERAGVHSGDSMSVYPPQYLSQKVQDEMVQASINLAKAMNTIGLMNVQFVIHENTAYVIEVNPRASRTVPFISKVTHLPLAQLATRVMLGEKLSEMGFETGLVPNDDMVHVKAPIFSFTKLPDVDSLLGPEMKSTGEVMGSDINLSKALYKAFIASNIKVPRYGNVLFTVADDDKEEALELAKRFNDLGFALFATAGTGAYLSDNDLPVEVLDKISESDNNAVAALRQQKVQVVINTTQADDRAESDGRLIRNAAIENAVPLFTALDTVSAFLEVLESRSFTVKEMH; encoded by the coding sequence ATGCCTAAACGTCAAGACATTAGTAAAATATTAGTGATTGGTTCTGGGCCAATTGTTATTGGTCAAGCAGCCGAATTTGATTATTCTGGCACACAAGCCGCGCTCTCTTTAAAGGAAGAAGGGTATCATGTTATTTTAGTAAATTCTAATCCGGCAACGATTATGACTGACGCTGAAATTGCTGACAAGGTATACATTGAGCCTTTGTCAATTGACTTTATTGAACGTATTTTACGTAAGGAGCGTCCAGATGCTATTTTGCCGACGCTAGGTGGTCAAACTGGATTAAATATGGCTAAAGACCTTTCCGAAGCGGGAATTTTGGATGAACTCAATATCGAGTTACTTGGAACTAAGCTATCAGCAATCGAAGAGGCCGAAGATCGTGAAGAATTTAAAGCCTTGATGGAACGTTTGAATGAGCCCATTCCAGAGTCCATCATTGCAACTACTTTAGAAGAATCACTTAATTTTGCTGACACACATGGTTATCCAGTAATTGTTCGTCCAGCCTACACGTTAGGCGGTACCGGCGGAGGTATTGCTCAAACCCATGAAGAGCTTTCGGAAATTACGGCCAATGGATTAGAACTTTCTCCTGTAACACAAGTGTTGATTGAACGTTCGATTGCAGGTTACAAAGAGATTGAATTTGAAGTGATGCGTGACGCTAATGACAACGCATTGGTTGTTGCTTCAATGGAAAACTTTGATCCAGTTGGTATTCATACTGGAGACTCGATTGTGACTGCACCAGTTCAAACATTATCTGATCGCGAAGTTCAAATGATGCGTGATGCAGCGTTAAAAATTATTCGTGCATTGAAAATCGAGGGTGGTGTCAATATTCAAATGGCACTTGATCCTGATTCATACAAATATTATATTATTGAAGTCAATCCACGTGTCAGTCGTTCTTCAGCGTTAGCTTCAAAGGCGACTGGATATCCGATTGCCAAAATGGCTGCAAAAATTGCCGTTGGCTTAACACTTGATGAGATCATCAATCCAGTAACTGGCACGACAAAGGCAGAGTTTGAACCAGCATTAGATTATGTTGTGTTTAAAATTCCACGCTGGCCATTTGACAAATTTTCAACAGCAGATCGTCGCCTAGGCACGCAAATGAAGGCAACTGGTGAAGTGATGGCTATCGGTCGCAATATGGAAGAAGCCATGTTAAAGGCTGTTCGCTCACTAGAGATTGGGGCTATTGGTTTAGATGATATAACCTATAAGGATCTTTCAGATGATGAACTGCTAGCAGCATTAATGCCTGCTCGAGATGATCGTTTGTTTATGATTGCTGATTTATTGCGCCGAGGTGTTTCAATTGAAACTATTCATGATAAAACACTAATCAATGAATTCTTCTTGGATAAAGTATTGCATGTTATCGAAATTGAGCAAGACCTTGCCAGCCATGTTGGAGATATTGATCAGTTGCAATATGCTAAAAAGAATGGGTTTGCTGACGAAACAATTGCTAAAATCTGGGGCAAGACAGCTGCTGATATTAGAACACTACGCAAAGATAAAAAAATTAAGCCAGTTTATAAAATGGTTGATACTGTTGCGGCAGAATTTGAATCGGCAACACCGTATTATTATGCAACCTATGAACAGGAAAATGAATCGATTATTAGTACAAAAAAATCGGTACTTGTACTAGGTTCTGGACCGATTCGCATCGGGCAGGGTGTTGAATTTGATTATGCAACTGTTCATGCTGTTAAGGCTATTCAACGGGCTGGATATGAAGCGATTATTATGAATTCTAATCCAGAAACCGTTTCAACGGATTTCTCTATCTCAGATAAATTGTATTTTGAACCACTTACCTTGGAAGATGTTCTCAATGTGATTGATTTAGAGAATCCAGTCGGTGTGGTGGTGCAATTCGGCGGACAAACTGCAATTAATTTAGCTCAACCTTTGTTAGACAATGGCGTAAACATTTTAGGAACCTCTGTAGAGGATCTAAATCGTGCCGAAGATCGTGAAGCATTTGATCAGGTCATAAAAGAACTTGCTTTACCACAACCTGTTGGTAAAACAGCAACCACAGTAGACTGTGCATTAGCAGCTGCACAATCCATTGGATATCCTGTATTGATTCGTCCTTCATACGTTTTGGGTGGTCGAGCAATGGAAATTGTTTCTTCTGACGATGAACTCCAGGACTACATGCAGCGTGCGGTCAAGGTTTCAAATGATCATCCGGTATTGATTGATTCGTACTTAGTGGGACAAGAAGCAGAAGTAGATGTTTTGTCAGATGGTGAAACAGCTGTAATCCCCGGTATTATGGAACATATTGAACGGGCGGGGGTCCATTCAGGGGATTCTATGTCAGTTTACCCACCACAATACTTGTCACAAAAGGTTCAAGATGAAATGGTGCAAGCCTCTATTAATTTGGCTAAAGCTATGAACACAATAGGGTTGATGAACGTGCAGTTTGTTATCCATGAAAATACGGCATATGTTATCGAAGTAAATCCACGTGCATCACGTACAGTACCGTTCATATCGAAAGTCACGCATCTTCCGCTCGCTCAATTAGCAACAAGAGTTATGTTAGGTGAAAAATTGTCAGAAATGGGATTTGAGACGGGACTTGTTCCTAACGATGATATGGTGCACGTTAAAGCACCAATATTCTCGTTCACAAAGTTGCCCGATGTTGATTCTTTGCTCGGCCCAGAAATGAAGTCTACTGGTGAAGTCATGGGGTCAGATATTAACCTGTCCAAGGCGTTGTATAAGGCCTTTATTGCTTCTAACATTAAAGTACCACGTTACGGCAATGTCTTATTCACAGTTGCTGATGATGACAAAGAAGAGGCGCTCGAATTAGCAAAGAGATTCAATGATTTGGGATTTGCTTTGTTTGCAACTGCCGGTACGGGTGCTTACTTGTCAGACAATGACTTGCCTGTGGAAGTACTCGATAAAATTTCGGAATCAGATAATAATGCGGTTGCAGCACTGCGTCAACAAAAAGTGCAGGTTGTTATTAACACAACTCAAGCAGATGACCGTGCTGAAAGCGATGGCCGCTTGATTAGAAATGCTGCGATTGAAAATGCCGTGCCTTTGTTTACTGCCTTAGACACAGTTAGTGCCTTCTTAGAAGTATTAGAGTCGCGCAGTTTTACAGTGAAAGAAATGCACTAA
- the pyrE gene encoding orotate phosphoribosyltransferase, protein MTDYKQQVANDLLEIGAVKFSPEEPFTWASGIKSPIYTDNRMTIGFPSVRQNIYKGLSELIKKEYSDVEIIGGVATAGIPHSAWVAEELNKPMVYVRSKPKDHGAGRQTEGALVKNRKVVLIDDLISTGGSVLAAVNAVRKEGASVLGVVSIFSYELPAGKKNFAEAGLTFNSLTTYSQLIETAVKRGDLDKSQVETLQNWKENPNAWQA, encoded by the coding sequence ATGACAGACTATAAACAACAAGTAGCTAATGATTTACTTGAAATTGGTGCCGTAAAATTTTCGCCAGAAGAACCTTTCACGTGGGCCTCGGGTATTAAGAGTCCAATATATACAGATAATCGGATGACCATTGGTTTCCCTTCGGTACGTCAAAATATATACAAAGGGCTGTCTGAACTAATAAAAAAAGAATATAGTGACGTTGAGATTATTGGTGGAGTGGCTACTGCAGGTATTCCACATTCAGCTTGGGTAGCTGAAGAATTAAATAAACCAATGGTCTATGTACGTTCAAAACCCAAAGATCACGGGGCAGGTCGTCAAACGGAAGGTGCATTGGTAAAAAATCGTAAAGTCGTTCTGATTGATGATTTGATATCAACAGGTGGGTCTGTGTTGGCCGCAGTAAATGCGGTGCGTAAGGAGGGAGCAAGTGTCCTTGGTGTTGTTTCCATATTTTCTTATGAATTACCAGCTGGTAAAAAAAATTTTGCTGAAGCAGGACTAACATTTAACTCACTGACAACATATTCACAACTAATTGAAACAGCCGTTAAGCGTGGGGATCTCGATAAA
- a CDS encoding dihydroorotase → MQLIKNAKILWNNQLVLRDILIDQGIIQKISNHLESKAATVFDAKGAFLSTGLVDVHVHFREPGFEYKETINSGSKAAARGGFTTVIAMPNLNPVPDNEEKITNQIARNKQNGVIHIEQYGAISNNLTSTQVTNIKGMSAAGAKAFTNDGKGVQTANTMLQAMVAAASVNKPLAAHLEDDTLVHDGVMNEGKASTKLELPGITGLAESSQLARDLVLAKAAGVHYHVAHISTKESVELVRIAKHEGVHVTAEVSPHHLLLSEEDINSDNAMFKMNPPLRTQRDREAVIAGLLDGTIDMVATDHAPHGKEEKQKSFREAPFGITGIETSFQLLYTYLVKNGVMTLETLLERMVTAPVSAFHLQAPTSIEEGARADLALFDLDNNYEIDTESFESMGKNSPFIGWKVYGKTLATWVDGEIVYKDNVK, encoded by the coding sequence ATGCAACTAATAAAAAATGCTAAAATTTTATGGAACAATCAACTCGTTCTTCGAGATATTTTAATTGACCAAGGAATCATTCAAAAGATTAGTAATCATCTTGAAAGTAAAGCAGCTACCGTTTTTGATGCCAAAGGGGCCTTCCTTTCAACGGGATTAGTAGATGTGCACGTACATTTTCGTGAACCTGGTTTTGAGTATAAGGAAACGATTAATAGTGGATCTAAGGCGGCTGCACGCGGTGGGTTTACGACTGTGATTGCTATGCCTAATTTAAATCCAGTTCCTGATAACGAAGAGAAGATAACGAATCAAATCGCACGAAATAAACAAAATGGTGTGATTCATATTGAACAGTACGGGGCAATCTCAAATAATTTGACGTCAACTCAAGTAACCAATATTAAAGGAATGTCAGCAGCTGGGGCCAAAGCATTCACAAATGATGGTAAAGGGGTACAGACAGCAAATACTATGCTCCAAGCAATGGTCGCCGCTGCATCGGTTAACAAACCTTTAGCCGCGCATTTGGAAGACGATACGCTGGTTCATGATGGTGTCATGAACGAGGGGAAAGCATCAACAAAATTAGAATTACCAGGAATTACAGGATTGGCGGAAAGTTCACAACTTGCTCGAGATTTGGTACTAGCTAAAGCTGCTGGCGTTCATTACCATGTTGCGCATATTTCAACTAAGGAATCGGTTGAATTGGTGCGAATTGCTAAACATGAAGGTGTTCATGTTACTGCAGAGGTTTCTCCGCATCACTTATTATTATCAGAAGAAGATATCAATTCTGATAATGCAATGTTTAAAATGAATCCACCACTACGAACTCAGAGAGATCGTGAAGCAGTCATTGCTGGATTGTTGGATGGAACCATCGATATGGTTGCTACTGATCATGCGCCACATGGAAAAGAAGAGAAACAGAAGTCTTTCCGAGAGGCACCATTTGGCATTACCGGAATCGAAACGAGTTTCCAACTGCTTTATACTTATTTGGTTAAAAATGGTGTGATGACTCTAGAAACTTTGCTTGAGCGAATGGTCACTGCTCCAGTCAGTGCATTCCACTTGCAAGCGCCCACTAGTATCGAAGAAGGTGCGCGAGCAGACCTCGCTCTGTTTGATCTAGATAATAACTATGAAATCGATACTGAAAGCTTTGAATCGATGGGAAAAAACTCACCATTTATTGGATGGAAAGTGTATGGAAAAACACTGGCCACATGGGTTGACGGTGAAATTGTATATAAGGATAACGTAAAATGA
- the lepB gene encoding signal peptidase I, which yields MFMKFLKEWVFPIAIAILIVVLIRSFLFTRVKVSGPSMEPNLQDNENVFLNKVASYKRGDVIVFNAKDEDPRYQSGDDKYVKRIIAIPGDTVEYKASNLYVNGKKVNQSFISLNERTQGTEMSFGSTWSLKTLSSGTLWQKKDRNNSTVPKGKYFVMGDHRSVSNDGRYFGFVDKKHVVGKVIVPFWNSNKTAKANVNQGNKNFFSK from the coding sequence ATGTTTATGAAATTTTTGAAGGAGTGGGTTTTTCCAATTGCCATTGCAATTCTTATTGTTGTGCTTATTCGCTCATTTTTATTCACACGCGTAAAAGTTAGTGGGCCATCAATGGAACCAAATTTGCAAGATAACGAGAATGTGTTTCTAAACAAAGTGGCAAGTTATAAGCGTGGAGATGTTATTGTATTTAACGCTAAAGATGAAGATCCTAGGTACCAGTCTGGGGACGATAAGTACGTGAAGCGTATTATTGCGATCCCAGGTGATACAGTTGAATACAAAGCGTCTAATCTGTACGTCAATGGCAAGAAAGTTAATCAAAGCTTCATTAGTTTGAATGAACGTACACAGGGAACGGAAATGTCTTTTGGTAGCACATGGTCTCTTAAGACACTTTCCTCCGGTACGCTATGGCAGAAAAAGGATCGCAATAATTCTACAGTTCCAAAAGGTAAGTATTTTGTCATGGGCGATCATCGGTCAGTTTCAAATGATGGTCGGTATTTTGGATTTGTAGATAAAAAGCACGTTGTTGGTAAAGTCATTGTTCCATTTTGGAATAGTAACAAAACAGCTAAAGCAAATGTCAATCAAGGGAATAAAAATTTCTTTAGTAAGTAA
- a CDS encoding PBP1A family penicillin-binding protein: MKWLKAISQKVWDKLGPIWHRWQFGRLLIILFLTLFLVTSAYLAILAKTAHVKNLEATLSQTATVYDDQGEKAGELYSQKGTYVSYNKISQNMRDAVLSIEDRNFYHEYGFSVKGIARAAVLLVKNKITGSNTISGGGSTLTQQLVKNAYLSQEQTFTRKAKEIFLSMQVEQDYTKNEIFTMYLNNAWFGHGVWGVEDASQKYFGVHASELTTTQAATLAGMLTSPAKFNPIDYPEASKARRNLVLTTMVENKKITSAQASAAKSTTDTLNDTYDDSGDYNYPWYFDSVINEAINTYGLTENDVMNRGYKIYTTLNQKDQTNLQNDFDNSALFNYVDDAQAASIVLNAKTGGVLAVVGGRETSHTFRGFNRANQSQLQPGSAIKPMVVYAPALQRGYSISTKLPNQSMSFGTNNYTPNNAMNVETADVPMYSALEHSYNIPAVYLLNKMGVEVGYKSGTKFGLPLTKKDKNLSLALGGLTKGVSPQQMAQAYTAFANGGVMSQAHYITKIVDASGKVIVSSPKAKQTQVISSKVANNMTRMMLGTYTDGTGVGSAPSGYTIAGKTGTTENPNSTNNASSSKDSWAMAYTKDIVQATWMGLEGNNTGSLPLGLTSTMGPLVKTSLEQILPNTDQTAFTVTNPNTTSSSTSQSSDLWGTIQDDFNSGVDKAVEGAGQLWNNVKGLFGN; encoded by the coding sequence ATGAAGTGGTTGAAAGCAATAAGTCAAAAAGTGTGGGATAAGTTAGGACCAATTTGGCATCGTTGGCAATTTGGTCGCTTGCTGATTATTTTATTTTTAACATTATTTTTGGTCACAAGTGCCTACTTAGCAATTTTAGCTAAAACTGCACACGTTAAAAATTTAGAAGCAACGCTCTCTCAAACGGCAACAGTTTACGATGATCAGGGTGAAAAAGCAGGCGAATTATATTCACAAAAAGGCACCTATGTCTCGTATAATAAGATTTCACAGAACATGCGAGATGCAGTTTTATCAATCGAAGACCGTAATTTTTATCATGAGTATGGCTTCTCGGTAAAAGGGATTGCACGTGCAGCTGTTTTATTGGTTAAAAACAAAATAACCGGATCTAATACTATTTCTGGTGGCGGTTCTACGTTAACACAGCAATTGGTTAAAAATGCTTATTTGTCGCAAGAACAGACATTTACCAGAAAAGCCAAAGAAATCTTTTTGTCCATGCAGGTTGAACAAGATTACACTAAAAATGAAATTTTTACGATGTACCTTAATAATGCATGGTTTGGTCATGGTGTCTGGGGCGTAGAAGATGCATCACAGAAATATTTTGGTGTTCATGCTAGTGAATTAACGACAACACAAGCGGCTACACTAGCGGGTATGTTAACTAGTCCCGCCAAATTTAATCCTATTGATTATCCAGAAGCTTCCAAGGCTCGACGTAATTTAGTTTTGACAACCATGGTTGAGAATAAAAAGATCACTTCAGCGCAGGCTAGTGCAGCCAAATCGACGACGGATACGCTAAATGATACTTATGATGATTCTGGTGATTATAATTATCCTTGGTATTTCGATTCAGTGATTAACGAAGCCATTAATACCTATGGTTTAACAGAAAACGATGTTATGAATCGTGGGTATAAAATATACACAACGTTAAACCAAAAGGATCAAACGAATTTACAAAATGATTTCGATAATTCAGCATTATTTAACTATGTTGATGACGCACAAGCAGCATCTATTGTTTTGAATGCTAAAACTGGTGGGGTATTGGCTGTAGTTGGTGGTCGTGAAACATCTCATACTTTCCGTGGCTTTAATCGTGCTAATCAATCACAATTACAACCTGGTTCAGCAATCAAACCAATGGTCGTTTATGCACCAGCTCTACAACGAGGTTATAGTATTAGTACAAAATTGCCTAACCAATCGATGAGTTTTGGGACGAACAATTATACACCAAACAATGCCATGAACGTTGAAACGGCTGATGTTCCTATGTATTCAGCTTTGGAACATTCGTATAATATTCCGGCAGTTTATTTACTTAATAAAATGGGTGTAGAGGTTGGTTATAAGAGTGGTACTAAGTTTGGCTTACCATTAACCAAAAAGGATAAGAACCTATCACTAGCACTAGGCGGATTGACCAAAGGTGTATCCCCACAACAAATGGCACAAGCATACACAGCTTTTGCCAATGGTGGTGTGATGAGTCAGGCACATTATATTACTAAAATAGTTGATGCGAGTGGCAAAGTAATTGTTAGCTCACCAAAGGCAAAACAAACACAGGTCATCAGTAGTAAGGTTGCAAATAATATGACACGTATGATGCTAGGTACCTATACGGATGGTACAGGTGTTGGATCTGCACCATCCGGTTACACTATTGCTGGTAAAACTGGTACTACTGAAAATCCTAATAGTACCAATAATGCTAGTTCGTCAAAGGATTCATGGGCAATGGCGTATACGAAAGACATTGTTCAAGCAACTTGGATGGGACTGGAAGGGAACAATACTGGTTCTTTGCCGTTAGGATTAACGTCTACAATGGGACCACTGGTTAAAACGTCTTTGGAACAAATTTTGCCAAATACGGATCAAACCGCCTTTACAGTAACAAATCCTAACACTACATCAAGTAGTACAAGTCAAAGTAGTGACTTATGGGGAACGATTCAAGATGATTTCAATAGTGGCGTTGACAAAGCTGTTGAAGGAGCGGGTCAATTGTGGAATAATGTCAAAGGATTATTTGGTAATTAA
- the carA gene encoding glutamine-hydrolyzing carbamoyl-phosphate synthase small subunit, giving the protein MKKRYLLLENGSVYEGEAFGADVDIMAELVFNTGMSGYQESITDLSYRGEIIVFTYPLIGNYGVNRDDFESLRPAASAIVVHEIARRPSNWRKTMSLPEWAEKTGMPGITGIDTRALTKELRNQGSMKAALVDEITDEVVARLKAFETSKTMVADATTKTQYQNPTDGVSIALIDFGLKNSILRSLAKRGVNVMVFPANVDAETVLAANPDGILLSNGPGDPKDVKYAIPTIQKLQKHLPLMGICLGHQLFAIANGAETYKMKFGHRGFNHAVRTISKARLDFTSQNHGYAVERASLEKTDLVVTHEEINDQTVEGVRLKGYNAFSVQFHPDAAPGPHDAEYLFDEFLDMIADSKKETTNA; this is encoded by the coding sequence ATGAAAAAACGCTACTTATTATTAGAAAATGGATCAGTATATGAAGGGGAAGCTTTTGGTGCTGATGTTGATATCATGGCCGAGTTAGTTTTTAATACTGGTATGTCCGGATATCAAGAATCAATTACAGATTTATCATACCGAGGTGAAATTATTGTATTTACTTACCCACTAATCGGTAATTACGGGGTTAATCGTGATGACTTTGAAAGTTTGCGACCAGCTGCATCTGCGATTGTGGTGCACGAAATCGCTCGACGACCAAGCAATTGGCGCAAAACAATGAGTTTGCCTGAATGGGCAGAAAAAACTGGAATGCCCGGTATAACGGGCATTGATACGCGCGCTTTAACAAAAGAGTTACGTAATCAGGGTTCCATGAAAGCAGCGCTTGTTGATGAAATAACTGACGAAGTCGTTGCGAGACTAAAAGCGTTCGAAACATCGAAAACAATGGTTGCAGATGCAACAACAAAGACACAGTATCAAAACCCAACTGATGGTGTATCAATCGCGCTCATTGATTTTGGACTGAAAAATTCAATTCTTCGCTCGCTTGCCAAGCGCGGTGTTAACGTGATGGTATTTCCTGCTAATGTGGACGCAGAAACAGTATTGGCAGCGAACCCTGACGGTATCTTATTGTCGAATGGACCTGGTGATCCCAAAGATGTAAAATATGCCATTCCAACAATTCAGAAGCTACAAAAGCATTTACCGTTAATGGGCATTTGCTTGGGACATCAGCTGTTCGCAATCGCCAATGGTGCAGAAACTTACAAAATGAAATTCGGTCATCGTGGTTTTAATCATGCCGTGCGTACGATTTCCAAAGCGAGATTAGACTTTACGTCACAAAATCACGGCTACGCAGTAGAACGAGCAAGCTTAGAGAAAACAGATCTAGTTGTGACACACGAGGAAATTAATGATCAGACTGTTGAAGGTGTTCGTCTAAAAGGCTACAATGCTTTCTCTGTTCAATTCCACCCAGATGCAGCACCTGGTCCACACGATGCTGAATATTTATTTGATGAATTTTTGGATATGATAGCTGATTCAAAGAAGGAGACTACAAATGCCTAA
- a CDS encoding YlbF family regulator, whose product MTVNIYDNANEMANILTETQQYIAWQNAFNAIQNDTDSKALFGEFQEIQMAVQQMMQSQQQPKPEQEKEWDAVAAKVQKDEKINALMEAEQALNTLLTELNDIVTKPVAEAYSKLQK is encoded by the coding sequence ATGACAGTAAATATTTACGATAACGCCAATGAAATGGCAAATATTTTGACAGAAACACAACAATATATTGCATGGCAAAATGCATTTAACGCAATACAAAATGACACTGATTCTAAGGCGTTGTTTGGTGAATTCCAAGAAATTCAAATGGCAGTACAACAAATGATGCAAAGTCAGCAACAACCAAAACCTGAACAAGAAAAGGAATGGGATGCTGTTGCTGCAAAAGTACAAAAAGACGAAAAAATTAATGCGCTGATGGAAGCAGAACAGGCTTTGAACACTTTGCTAACGGAATTAAATGACATCGTTACAAAACCCGTTGCCGAAGCATATTCTAAGTTGCAGAAGTAA